One window of the Chanos chanos chromosome 11, fChaCha1.1, whole genome shotgun sequence genome contains the following:
- the adisspa gene encoding UPF0687 protein C20orf27 homolog translates to MATARKSSTSKGGGVRFPDDDDSVLTSESSEETQKEKIITAIPESDGAYLVKAGFLRSQHKYEIVFTLPQVPSLGKDVCLSPALRTTPKPRLRATRITPRPEGGVKVVCEYMAQQEGVVQEDLSLVNRTRRDGSVKVRVQARVMDRHHGTPMLLDGVRCIGAEKELAPKNNDRKQN, encoded by the exons ATGGCAACGGCAAGGAAAA GTTCCACATCCAAGGGGGGAGGAGTCCGTTTCCCTGACGATGATGACAGCGTCCTCACCAGCGAGAGCTCTgaggaaacacagaaagagaagatcATTACTGCCATTCCTGAGTCTGACGGAGcatacctggttaag gcgggttttttgaggagtcaGCATAAGTATGAGATTGTCTTCACCCTTCCACAAGTTCCATCTCTCGGCAAAGATGTCTGCCTTTCTCCCGCCCTCAGGACCACGCCCAAACCCCGCTTACGGGCCACGCGGATCACACCGCGCCCAGAAG gcggGGTAAAAGTGGTGTGTGAGTACATGGCCCAGCAGGAGGGAGTGGTTCAGGAAGATCTGAGTCTGGTAAACAGGACCAGGAGAGACGGCAGTGTGAAAGTCAGAGTACAGGCCAGAGTCATgg ACCGTCACCATGGTACCCCTATGCTGTTGGATGGAGTGCGCTGTATTGGAGCAGAGAAAGAGCTTGCTccaaaaaacaatgacagaaaacagaattga
- the LOC115824136 gene encoding P2Y purinoceptor 8-like — MTAGNISHPDSFSHRHDNSTCPVCPFSEASVFYLVLGSTDLALGLPSGFWALWLLGQGSRAVLESEFFIVHLLVTDMFSMLVTLLSMFHFLLWCNPTVEKVIYVLYILFLYGRPFFQSCVCVERYFAVVHPVLYLSYKSLKYRLTALLTTWVVVLTFSVGNMVVLSANVLPCVFLLALCVTSFCSLSILRVLRRQGPGDDQRRRSSVIKRKAFVIVLLIQLMLLVNYLPMLCLMPLQAFVRAEVFTCYIYPMAMSLSMVGAFVQSLLYVHRAGKLVCSTAGPKQH; from the coding sequence ATGACGGCTGGTAATATTTCCCATCCAGACAGTTTCTCTCATCGTCACGACAACAGCACATGTCCCGTATGCCCCTTCTCTGAGGCTTCCGTGTTTTACCTGGTTCTCGGGTCGACAGATCTGGCTCTGGGACTCCCCAGCGGGTTTTGGGCTCTTTGGCTTCTGGGTCAGGGTTCTCGTGCGGTTCTGGAGTCTGAGTTCTTCATCGTCCATCTTCTCGTCACTGACATGTTCAGCATGCTCGTCACCCTCTTGTCCATGTTTCACTTTCTTCTGTGGTGCAATCCGACCGTGGAGAAGGTCATTTATGTTCTGTACATCCTGTTTCTGTATGGCCGTCCGTTTTtccagtcatgtgtgtgtgtggagcgttACTTTGCCGTGGTCCACCCCGTCCTCTACCTCTCATACAAATCTCTGAAGTACAGGCTGACGGCACTGCTGACAACCTGGGTTGTCGTTCTCACGTTTTCGGTCGGCAATATGGTCGTCCTCAGCGCTAATGTGCTGCCCTGCGTTTTCCTGCTGGCCCTGTGTGTGACCTCGTTCTGCAGCCTGTCCATCCTCAGGGTCCTGAGGCGGCAGGGACCAGGAGACgaccagaggaggaggagcagtgttataaagagaaaagcCTTTGTCATCGTCCTGTTGATTCAGCTCATGCTGCTGGTGAACTACCTGCCCATGCTGTGTCTTATGCCGCTGCAGGCATTTGTGCGTGCTGAGGTGTTTACCTGTTACATTTACCCAATGGCCATGTCTCTGTCCATGGTGGGTGCTTTTGTTCAGTCCCTGCTCTACGTCCACAGGGCTGGGAAACTGGTCTGCAGCACCGCTGGGCCTAAACAGCACTGA
- the btr01 gene encoding E3 ubiquitin-protein ligase TRIM39, whose amino-acid sequence MSMLGSCLSEDQFTCSICLDLFTKPVSTPCGHSFCLACISSYWDGQAKSCCCPLCKESFRKRPELHVNHTLREITEQFKRLSVSAEAANFNANANANAHAGAERQRPAVPPRPVELPGGLLSEMRSRFQRSVSVSTSSPPPYSTHSPPPASGQRRFTTSTGGGYSDAPPCPRHGHALELFCRTDQMCVCAACMEEDHYTHSAVPIKKEWLIKKSQLGITQTELQELISLRERKVEEIKAALAQIQAEAEQETECTVSVFSALVGALQRSQAELLEVVDTARQGAELRAQTLICELEEEISELRKRNSALAELAQSTDPIVFLRTFPSVCSLSETKSWADVCLTPDPSAGAVLRNITQLMERLQEELKRLPEICSHSPVEKTVERHQPKVKRVQEYAVDVTLDQNSAHPRLVISEDGRQVRCGDRYLPLPDTPERFDRVVCVLGLQGFRTGRHYWEVHVGGKTDWDLGVASHSINRKGKIAVSPANGYWFLSLRDGQEYAFRTDPSTPLTLNPRPHRIGIYLDYDKGQLSFYNADAHMHIFTYMDSFSDTIHPFFSPCTNKSGQNEASLIICPVSPTV is encoded by the exons ATGTCCATGCTTGGTTCTTGTCTGAGTGAGGACCAGTTCACCTGTTCCATCTGCCTGGATCTCTTCACCAAACCCGTGTCCACACCGTGCGGCCACAGTTTCTGCTTGGCCTGTATCAGCTCATACTGGGATGGACAGGCAAAGTCCTGCTGCTGTCCGCTGTGTAAGGAGAGTTTCCGGAAGCGTCCAGAGCTCCATGTCAACCACACGCTGAGGGAAATCACAGAGCAGTTCAAGCGTCTGTCCGTGAGCGCGGAGGCTGCTAACtttaatgctaatgctaatgctaatgcccACGCCGGAGCAGAGCGGCAGAGGCCGGCGGTGCCACCCCGCCCCGTGGAGCTGCCCGGCGGCCTTCTCAGTGAGATGAGGAGTCGATTTCAGCGGTCAGTCTCCGTCAGCACCAGCTCTCCCCCACCCTACTCCACCCACTCCCCACCTCCAGCATCTGGACAGAGGAGGTTTACAACTTCTACAGGGGGAGGGTATTCTGATGCCCCGCCCTGTCCCAGACATGGCCACGCCCTCGAGCTTTTCTGCCGCACAgaccagatgtgtgtgtgtgccgcaTGCATGGAGGAAgaccattacacacactcagctgttCCCATCAAGAAAGAGTGGCTCAtaaagaag TCACAGTTGGGTATCACCCAGACGGAGCTTCAGGAGCTgatttcactgagagagaggaaggtggagGAGATCAAAGCTGCACTGGCCCAAATTCAG GCGGAGGCGGAGCAGGAGACGGAGTGCACGGTGAGCGTGTTCAGTGCGCTGGTTGGTGCTCTGCAGCGGAGTCAGGCGGAGCTGTTGGAGGTGGTGGATACAGCTCGTCAGGGGGCGGAGCTTCGGGCACAGACTCTCATCTgtgagctggaggaggagatttcagaactgaggaagaggaacagTGCTCTCGCTGAACTGGCCCAGTCCACCGACCCCATAGTCTTCCTCAGG ACGTTTCCATCTGTCTGCAGTCTCTCGGAGACGAAGAGCTGGGCGGATGTGTgtctgacccctgacccctccGCGGGGGCGGTGCTGCGGAATATCACTCAGCTGATGGAACGTCTtcaggaggagctgaagagacTGCCTGAGATCT GTTCACATTCTCCAGTTGAaaagacagtggagagacaCCAGCCCA AGGTGAAGAGAGTGCAGGAATATGCAG tGGACGTGACGCTGGACCAAAACTCCGCCCACCCGCGGCTGGTCATCTCTGAGGATGGCAGACAGGTGCGGTGTGGGGACCGGTACCTGCCGCTGCCTGACACACCCGAGCGATTTGACCGGGTGGTGTGCGTCCTCGGCCTGCAGGGCTTCCGCACCGGTCGCCATTATTGGGAAGTCCACGTCGGGGGAAAGACAGACTGGGATCTGGGCGTGGCCAGCCACTCCATAAACAGGAAAGGGAAGATTGCTGTCAGTCCGGCCAACGGTTACTGGTTCCTGAGTTTGCGGGACGGGCAGGAGTACGCTTTCCGAACGGATCCGTCCACCCCTCTCACCCTGAACCCCCGACCCCACCGAATCGGCATTTACCTGGATTACGATAAAGGGCAGCTGTCCTTCTACAACGCAGACGCCCACATGCACATCTTCACCTACATGGACTCCTTCTCTGACACCATCCACCCATTCTTCAGCCCCTGCACAAACAAGTCTGGTCAGAACGAAGCTTCTTTGATCATATGTCCAGTCTCACCAACAGTCTGA